The Tubulanus polymorphus chromosome 3, tnTubPoly1.2, whole genome shotgun sequence nucleotide sequence AAAGCATCAGCAAATCTGACAGCTTTCTTTCTCTGGGGAGTGTTTGGTGGTGTTTTGTTAGTCTTCAATGACGTGCTTCTACGTAATTCACCTTTACCGACTGCCAAAAAGTCATCATCTTCACCGGAGTCCAGAAGATCAAGAAAACTTTTTGCGAGATCACCGTGATTGGATGCAATATTCGGAATAAACAACGAAAGTTTACCACCATCTTTTGAGCACgtattgttttctttcttagCTATGTGGTTATTACCTGTTTTGCATTTAACTTTTGACTCCGTTCCAGAATCTTCCGAATCTGGATCATCGGACGAAACAATTACCGTGATATCCGCATTATTAGAACCTGGAATTTTGAATGTGTCTACACTTGAAGAAGTGCTCAGATCCGATCCATAATCGGAAAACCCTGTTTTATCTTCCTTCACATCTAGATCACCGAAAATATCCACAACACCGTCAATTTCTGGAGTGGTCGATTCGAGCTCATTTAACGACCCAAGTTCACCTTCGAGTTCATTTATAGTAGCCTCTTCGTCACTAGATTGCAAAGACATTTTATTAATACATCGATCTTTCAGCTGTTTTGAATGAGTTGGAGGTCCACGAATGCAACGCGAATCCGGTTCGCTAGTGTATGAGAGATTCCTCGGTAGGTATTGCCAGTATGGTGCTGATGGTACATCCTCAACCATGGCAACCAACACAGCAGAGATAATACGAAAATACACCACCAAGAAGAATTCTACCAAGAGCGCAATATCTACCCGGGTATATATATCATCTATGCAGTGTGTAAAAACAAGTTTGACATTGCCGTCAGACCAGTGAAGGTCGCACAATGATCATGCACGACTCCTATTCGTTGATACATTAGTTATGCGAGCGCAGACATTCAGCCCATTTATTCTACGCTCTACAAACACGAATACACTAGATATTTTTAAACTCCCTGGAAATATCGATCGTCGTATAAACGGATAATGGGATCGTGGTATAAAAAGACCATCTCATAAATGCGATGCTATTGTTCTCTTTGTTCCCGATCGGGAATGTCCTCGAAAATATATTTGCACGTTCGCGTGGTCGCATTGGATTCCAAGAGAAAACTGTAGACAATAGTTTTGGAGCAATTATTTTAGTTGACATCCTTTAATTTTTCAGCATAACTAAGTTGATATGAAAATTGGAACTTCTCTTTGTAAAATAGCTAATATATAAAAGTGTTGTCTGGCTGATGATTTTTCCTACTTTTTAGAGACCAAAAATAGATTTGAGGCCgacatatatttttttatccATTATATCCACGAAAACTTCCAGTCAAGCAACTAATCGAACGAAGATCACGAGGAGCAAAGatcaaaattgtttttgaaaatatttttctttattatcagaaaattatttcttttatcGAATTTAATTCAGATCAATGAAATTGTCGGCCGCGTAAAAATAGGAAATTGATGATCGTGAATTTGAACTCAGTTTTCAGTTCCTAGTATCTGACGAGGGGAGAAAGGAATAATGTGGGTTAAGATTCGGTGCAGCAAAatctcattttgatttttaacgtAATTGGGTCAAACTATTACTAGTGTTGATTTTATGATCCCGGAATATAAAGACGCAGAttaaactgataaaaatactCTAATAATCAGATCCAAGCGGCGGCACACCGGGAAGTTCAGTGATGACGATGGAGCCTATAACAGAGAAAGGTGAGCTCGATGTACCTCCGAATGTGAACCCCTTTGTTCTAGTCCTAGTTACGAAGATAGTTTTATgttgatttttaaaatatataggCAGAATCTTGGGGCCCGGGGACCAAAAAGGCTGGGCGAAATACGTGGGTGCGGACTATTCATGTGGGAGGATACAATTTTTATGTTtcttttggaaaatgaaaagcagtccattctcaaatgatttatcATCAGGAACCATATTTTAGATCTGGTCCCGCATGCCTCTTTTCACGGCGCGAAAGTGACATGACTGGGCCCCTCTAAAGATCCGCGAGGACTGGGTCGAAATATTTGGGGAGGGGTAATGACACCCAGATAGGTCTCATTAAGTGGAACTAAGTTGTAAAACTGGCATCGCAGAGTTTGCATTAAACACGATAATTGCCGTTTAAGCGGCATTATTCGAACGCCCGTCAAGGACAAGCGCCGGCTCCcactccctccctcctcccacGACACTCAAAACAGTCGCTTGTCAGATTGCACCAAACGACTGAAGAATATTCATTGTCACACGATGATATCGCGCACGTCACTGACCCATTTAAACAACATATATTTGGTAAGGTTGAGAGTCGGACGTCAGCTTAGATTCGAACCCGCGACGTTACTCGGAGCCGTCTCGTGCTGCCGTCTACCGGTTTATAATTGTAACGTCACATGAATAATTGGACAAAATGGCGGACGGTCGCGAAAATGAACGAGCTCCTCTTTTAGGCGATAAATCAAGCAATGATGCCCAATTACCACCGGTTTATACTCCATACCCATCAGGTaattgtttgaaaatgaataaatgatcaTACTTTTAGATCTACCTGATTAAGTCAGAGAATAGATCCTAAACTGTAATATAGCCGTAGGTTAATTATTTGTTTGctgtaaattatttttaaaaaaacagTTCAGTTTATAATGCCAATGGTTTGGTTTTGATTGAGATTGATTGTTGTGTTGTGGTTGTTGGAGTCGGAGAGTGAGTGTTATGATTTGAATTGTTGGTGTTTAGTCCAGTTACTGTGGTGATGGGAAGTACAAGGAACCGCTGACTAAGAAACTGTCCTCTCAGATTCGGGATGTCGGATTTATTCAGGCTGTCAGGGAGTCAATTTGAAACTGAGCTCAGTAATTTTCTGAGCTCTCTTCTACCATGTATCATGTGTGATTTCATCTACTTTCACAGGAGTTGCAAATCCAACAGCAGCCGGGGGACAGACTGTTGTATCAGTGCCACCTATTGGTCCAGATGAGTTACCACCGCCCTATACGCCGTCACAGACGCAGGGTCAAGCTGtaaattgtaaaatatgtcaAACTCCAATTGACATAACAGGGAAATTACGACAACATGTTGTTAAATGTGGAAACTGTAATGAAGCAACGGTACGTGT carries:
- the LOC141901691 gene encoding uncharacterized protein LOC141901691; the protein is MVEDVPSAPYWQYLPRNLSYTSEPDSRCIRGPPTHSKQLKDRCINKMSLQSSDEEATINELEGELGSLNELESTTPEIDGVVDIFGDLDVKEDKTGFSDYGSDLSTSSSVDTFKIPGSNNADITVIVSSDDPDSEDSGTESKVKCKTGNNHIAKKENNTCSKDGGKLSLFIPNIASNHGDLAKSFLDLLDSGEDDDFLAVGKGELRRSTSLKTNKTPPNTPQRKKAVRFADAFGLDLENVRHILNLDDPPKIPPSAMADLKKGIESEQVPEGSLYFQAQFAQPGANGNFIQRVHAHKVSLENAMINNLTITGTVRVANISYHKQVRIRYTTNNWTTFSDILGSYVQNSCDGATDRFSFTLVAPSDLVTGNKLAFAVGFDSDGQSYWDNNFGQNYVFECFAKTVPTLNSESTWVHFL